From a single Roseibium algicola genomic region:
- a CDS encoding sensor histidine kinase gives MLLDEAVPATTRRTVSTPEEDVRVHAVSKSHHEERLQPETEHLFWKLQIGGWLFIAVYGFFARVVTFSDFRLAFTLTLSMDLVGFLLTSAAHHYVLRNVQRLITIPVFLGAAAFSLACGTLQMYLAWFLRDLLFPEALPFNTPLTPVVYYTSVLLGWMLAYFCLRSDYEARIARLRRSEALAEAMRSELEQLRLQLAPHFLFNALNSVASEIHERPDTALEMVREIAGYLRYCLNQQRRDLCPLSEEVEAMNAYLRIQEIRFEDKLQCTVSVDETVRDMIVPHMILQGLVENAVKHGLKHQSNRIDIHVSVSRLGKEEVEVSVTNSGKISETDPTRKSIGHANLRKRLQLYYPEMHEFSLREGQGMVVARILLKGPACSV, from the coding sequence ATGCTTTTAGATGAAGCCGTTCCGGCGACGACACGCAGGACTGTCTCCACTCCAGAAGAAGACGTCCGCGTGCACGCCGTCAGTAAGTCTCATCACGAGGAGCGCCTGCAGCCAGAGACCGAGCATCTCTTCTGGAAACTTCAGATCGGCGGCTGGTTGTTCATAGCCGTTTATGGCTTTTTCGCCCGGGTGGTGACGTTCTCCGACTTCCGGCTTGCGTTCACGTTGACCCTTTCGATGGACCTGGTCGGCTTTCTGCTGACGAGCGCTGCCCATCACTATGTTCTCCGGAACGTCCAGCGGCTGATCACGATTCCGGTGTTCCTGGGGGCGGCGGCGTTTTCGCTCGCGTGCGGCACCTTGCAGATGTATCTAGCCTGGTTTCTGCGCGACCTGCTTTTTCCTGAAGCTCTGCCCTTCAACACGCCTCTGACGCCGGTCGTTTATTACACTTCGGTTCTGCTGGGCTGGATGCTGGCCTATTTTTGCCTGAGGTCCGATTACGAGGCGCGGATCGCGCGGTTGCGGCGCAGCGAGGCGCTTGCGGAGGCCATGCGTTCCGAACTGGAACAGCTGCGGCTGCAACTGGCGCCTCACTTCCTGTTCAATGCGCTCAATTCCGTCGCTTCGGAAATTCACGAACGGCCCGACACCGCGCTTGAAATGGTGAGGGAAATTGCAGGTTACCTGCGCTATTGCCTGAACCAGCAGCGCCGGGACCTCTGTCCGCTGTCGGAAGAAGTGGAGGCGATGAACGCTTATCTGCGCATCCAGGAAATCCGGTTTGAAGACAAGCTTCAATGCACCGTCAGCGTCGACGAAACCGTCAGGGACATGATCGTTCCCCACATGATTCTGCAGGGGCTCGTGGAAAATGCGGTCAAGCACGGGTTAAAGCATCAGTCGAACCGTATCGACATTCACGTTTCTGTCAGCCGTCTCGGCAAGGAAGAGGTCGAGGTTTCGGTCACTAACTCAGGGAAAATTTCGGAAACGGACCCGACACGGAAATCGATCGGTCATGCCAACCTCAGAAAACGCCTGCAGCTCTACTATCCGGAAATGCACGAGTTCAGCCTGCGTGAGGGACAAGGCATGGTCGTTGCACGCATCTTGCTTAAAGGTCCGGCATGCTCCGTGTAG
- a CDS encoding LytR/AlgR family response regulator transcription factor, whose translation MLRVVLVDDEPSARRGLRRMLAGFPDIAVSGEAGDLESARQVMHEVRPDAIFLDVELTNGKGLDLATDLPPETFVIVVSAYDLYAIDAFDVAALDFLVKPVKPERLETAIGRLRERLPPVPSTPDNNVSPTLVTAQGRLQFKTSSASILVSHDAVAFLRAEGDYTRVYLENGQQHLANGLLRVFETRLPAPPFHRLDRSTIVNCAQIQRVNWHASGRSSIHFSNGSNVVEIGRPASKRLRSILQLSGG comes from the coding sequence ATGCTCCGTGTAGTTCTGGTTGACGACGAGCCTTCCGCCAGGCGCGGCCTCAGGCGAATGCTTGCCGGATTTCCCGACATTGCTGTGAGTGGTGAAGCGGGGGACCTCGAGTCTGCCCGGCAAGTGATGCATGAGGTCCGCCCGGATGCGATTTTCCTTGATGTGGAACTGACCAACGGCAAGGGTCTTGACCTTGCAACGGACCTGCCGCCCGAAACCTTCGTGATCGTCGTCAGTGCATACGATCTATACGCGATCGACGCCTTTGATGTAGCCGCACTCGATTTCCTTGTGAAACCGGTCAAGCCGGAGCGGCTGGAAACAGCGATTGGTCGTCTGCGAGAAAGACTGCCGCCGGTCCCGTCCACTCCGGATAACAATGTGTCCCCAACCTTGGTCACAGCGCAGGGTCGTCTTCAATTCAAGACCAGTTCAGCGTCGATCCTGGTGTCCCACGATGCAGTTGCCTTTCTGCGGGCCGAAGGGGACTATACCCGCGTCTATCTGGAAAACGGTCAGCAACACCTCGCCAATGGCCTCCTGCGCGTTTTCGAAACCAGGCTTCCAGCACCGCCTTTTCACCGGCTGGATCGTTCCACTATCGTGAACTGCGCACAGATCCAGCGCGTCAATTGGCACGCTAGCGGACGCAGCAGCATTCATTTCTCGAATGGGAGCAATGTCGTTGAGATTGGGCGCCCTGCATCAAAGAGATTGCGCTCCATTTTGCAGCTGAGCGGAGGCTGA
- a CDS encoding VOC family protein, with the protein MEPGKNIAIKVPLYRWDETVAFYRDKIGLKVTRELKDSTGFSFGPMTLWIDRVPHQSQTDVWIELFDEDPTNALAALGSPKRDELEPLTDVTGHWTCDPAGTVILLRKGS; encoded by the coding sequence ATGGAACCGGGCAAGAACATCGCGATCAAGGTGCCGCTGTATCGGTGGGACGAAACCGTAGCCTTCTACCGGGACAAGATCGGGCTGAAGGTGACGCGTGAACTGAAGGACAGCACCGGCTTCTCGTTCGGCCCCATGACATTGTGGATCGACCGCGTGCCGCATCAAAGCCAGACGGACGTCTGGATAGAACTGTTCGATGAGGATCCCACGAATGCCCTGGCAGCATTGGGATCTCCCAAACGCGATGAACTGGAGCCGCTGACAGATGTCACCGGCCATTGGACATGCGATCCGGCAGGAACCGTCATATTGCTTCGGAAAGGTTCCTGA